A region from the Diorhabda sublineata isolate icDioSubl1.1 chromosome X, icDioSubl1.1, whole genome shotgun sequence genome encodes:
- the LOC130451168 gene encoding regucalcin-like isoform X2 — translation MLWTFFYIVLAIIGVGTSGITTPCVHQITHPIGHTEGPHWDGRNNILYFVNIPAGEVYAYHYGSSLLKKIILNGNVSPVIPARKDPHLLLVGVNRSVVAIEWNGKHTLGDQQVLTTVSQKFPNSRFNDGKADKQGRLWWGTIGSEVNRVVVPDQAVFYTITKENLENPTVAAAPVTNSNGLAWNKANNKLYYIDTPTLKVVEFDYNDEKGIISSTNKTVFDIAKWANITGLPDGMTIDTEDNLYIALFGGGAVIKVNPTTGKLLKIIAIPAKDVTSAMWGGENLDILFVTTSNTNLTPIEKLESPAAGSVFAVTGLNAKGFPAHTADIIDEIPKKKVFGIHF, via the exons ATGTTGTGGACCTTTTTCTATATTGTGTTGGCCATTATTGGCGTGGG TACAAGTGGTATAACCACACCATGTGTTCATCAAATTACACACCCAATAGGACATACTGAGGGACCTCACTGGGATGGGAGGAACAACATACTTTATTTCGTGAACATTCCAGCAGGTGAAGTTTATGCCTATCACTACGGATcatcattattgaaaaaaattatattaaatg GTAATGTGTCGCCTGTGATTCCGGCTCGTAAAGATCCACATTTGTTGCTCGTTGGAGTGAACAGATCCGTAGTTGCAATTGAATGGAATGGAAAACATACGCTAGGAGATCAACAGGTGCTTACAACTGTGAGTCAGAAGTTTCCGAATAGTAGATTTAATGATGGAAAGGCTGACAAACAAGGAAGACTGTGGTGGG GTACAATTGGATCCGAAGTTAATCGCGTAGTCGTCCCCGACCAAGCAGTATTTTACAcaattacaaaagaaaatttagaaaatcccACAGTTGCGGCAGCTCCAGTTACCAACAGTAACGGTCTTGCATGGAACAaagcaaataataaattatattatattgatacTCCTACACTTAAAGTAGTTGAATTCGATTATAATGATGAAAAAGGTATTATTTCTTCCACAAACAAAACTGTATTTGACATCGCCAAATGGGCAAATATAACAg GGCTTCCAGATGGTATGACTATAGACACTGAAGATAATTTATACATCGCTTTATTTGGCGGTGGGGCTGTTATTAAAGTTAACCCTACTACAGGAAAACTACTTAAG attATAGCTATACCAGCAAAAGATGTTACATCAGCAATGTGGGGTGGTGAAAAtcttgatattttatttgttactacttcaaatacaaatttgacaccaatagaaaaattagaaagCCCGGCAGCTGGTAGCGTATTCGCAGTTACGGGATTAAACGCCAAAGGATTTCCGGCTCACACTGCCgatattattgatgaaatacCTAAAAAGAAG